In Panthera leo isolate Ple1 chromosome F3, P.leo_Ple1_pat1.1, whole genome shotgun sequence, one genomic interval encodes:
- the DENND4B gene encoding DENN domain-containing protein 4B isoform X1 gives MAADAVSEGGAMAEERPPRLVDYFVIAGLSGSGAPIPEEPWVPEPSGPLRPPRPADPITDVAVIARALGEEVPQGYTCIQTSAGGHPLELSAGLLGGTQPVICYRRGRDKPPLVELGVLYEGKERPKPGFQVLDTTPYSHSANLAPPGPGHPRTYLTYRRAAEGAGLHALGITDLCLVLPSKGEGTPHTYCRLPRNLNPGMWGPAVHLCYKVGLAKANTLVYEAELLGRYPEEDNEAFPLPESVPVFCLPMGATVECWPAQTKYPVPVFSTFVLTGAAGDKVYGAALQFYEAFPRARLSERQARALGLLSAVERGRALGGRAVRSRRAIAVLSRWPAFPAFRAFLTFLYRYSVSGPHRLPLEAHISHFIHNVPFPSPQRPRILVQMSPYDNLLLCQPVSSPLPLSGASFLQLLQSLGPELAVTLLLAVLTEHKLLVHSLRPDLLTSVCEALVSMIFPLHWQCPYIPLCPLALADVLNAPVPFIVGIHSSYFDLHDPPADVICVDLDTNTLFQTEEKKPLSPRTLPRRPYKVLLATLTHLYQQLDQTYTGPEEEASLEFLLTDYEAVCGRRARLEREVQGAFLRFMACLLKGYRDFLRPLTQAPSEGARDVDNLFFLQGFLKSRERSSHKLYCQLLRTQMFSQFIEECSFGSARHAALEFFDSCVDKVHPEQDKPEPTPLVELEELSGSELTVFITPPEEPPAPEGSESAPQYCYDGFPELRAELFESPQEQPGALPVPGPTRSAPNSPAPRRTKQEMKVAQRMAQKSAAVPELWARCLLGHCYGLWFLCLPAYVRSAPSRVQALHTAYHVLRQMESRKVVLPDEVCYRVLMQLCSHYGQPVLSVRVMLEMRRAGVVPNTITYGYYNKAVLESKWLSGTPGGRLRWAKLRNVVLGAAQFRQPLRERRRRQQQQQAAAPEAGGAQTEPRLERHSPTRPLQRQTTWAGRSFRDPASPTGRLVKSGSLGSARGAQPTVEAGVAHMIEALGVLEPRGSPVPWRDGSLSDLSLTGEEPASGGSPEDSGSALSTQSTEAPEGLSGRTPKAGGRQDEARTPRRGLGTRLQQLLTPSRRPPASRGPPPELPPDPPPPARRSPMDSLLRPRERPGSTASESSASLGSEWDLSESSLSSLSLRRSSERLSDTPGSSQPPSLEILLSSCSLCRACDSLVYDEEIMAGWAPDDSNLNTVCPFCACPFVPLLSVQTLDSRPRAPSPKPAPASGSRDAPVPGGPGPVLSDRRLCLALDEPQLCNGHTGGTSRRVEAGAWAYLSPLVLRKELESLVENEGSEVLALPELPAAHPIIFWNLLWYFQRLRLPSILPCLVLASCDGPPPPQAPSPWLTPDPASVQVRLLWDVLTPDPSSCPPLYVLWRVHSQIPQRVVWPGPVPAPLSMDLLESVLRYVGLSEVHKAVGLLLETLGPPPTGLHLQRGIYREILFLTMAALGKDHMDIVTFDKRYKSAFNKLASSMGKEELRQRRAQMPTAKAIDCRKCFGALLEC, from the exons ATGGCGGCAG ATGCAGTGAGTGAGGGGGGGGCCATGGCGGAGGAGCGGCCCCCCCGGCTGGTGGATTACTTCGTGATAGCCGGGCTTTCCGGGAGCGGAGCACCCATCCCCGAGGAGCCGTGGGTTCCCGAGCCCAGCGGGCCCCTGCGCCCTCCGCGGCCGGCTGATCCCATCACGGATGTGGCGGTCATTGCCAGGGCCCTGGGCGAGGAGGTGCCCCAGGGTTACACCTGCATCCAGACCTCTGCTGGGGGCCACCCCTTGGAACTCAgcgctgggctcctgggtggaacTCAGCCCGTCATCTGTTACCGCAGGGGCCGTGACAAGCCCCCTCTGGTGGAGCTGGG ggTGCTGTACGAGGGGAAGGAGCGACCCAAGCCCGGCTTCCAAGTGCTAGACACGACGCCCTACAGCCACTCGGCCAATCTAGCCCCTCCCGGCCCAGGGCACCCCCGCACCTACCTCACTTACCGGCGGGCagcagagggggcagggctgCACGCCCTGGGCATCACTGACCTCTGCCTGGTGCTGCCCAGCAAGGGCGAGGGCACCCCTCACACCTACTGCCGACTGCCCCGCAACCTCAACCCTGGCATG TGGGGTCCAGCGGTGCACCTGTGCTACAAGGTGGGCCTGGCCAAGGCCAACACGCTGGTGTACGAGGCAG AGCTGCTGGGCCGCTACCCGGAGGAGGACAACGAGGCCTTCCCGCTGCCCGAGTCGGTGCCCGTCTTCTGCCTGCCCATGGGGGCCACTGTCGAGTGCTGGCCTGCCCAGACCAAGTACCCCGTGCCCGTCTTTTCCACCTTTGTGCTCACGGGTGCAGCTGGAGACAAG GTGTACGGGGCTGCCCTGCAGTTCTACGAGGCGTTCCCGAGGGCCAGGCTGTCGGAGCGGCAAGCACGGGCCCTGGGCCTCTTGAGTGCGGTGGAGCGTGGCCGGGCGCTGGGGGGCCGGGCCGTGCGCAGCCGCCGCGCCATTGCTGTGCTGTCCCGCTGGCCTGCCTTCCCGGCCTTCCGAGCCTTCCTCACCTTCCTCTACCGCTACTCCGTCTCGGGCCCCCACCGCCTGCCCTTGGAAGC GCACATCTCTCACTTCATTCACAAcgtccccttcccctccccacagaGGCCTCGCATCCTGGTACAG ATGTCTCCCTATGACAACCTGCTTCTCTGCCAGCCTGtgtcctcacccctgcccctcag TGGTGCCAGCTTCTTGCAGCTGCTGCAGAGCCTAGGCCCGGAGCTGGCCGTCACCCTGCTGCTGGCCGTGCTCACGGAGCACAAGCTGCTGGTGCACTCGCTGCGGCCGGACCTGCTCACCAGCGTCTGCGAGGCCCTGGTGTCG ATGATCTTCCCGCTACACTGGCAGTGCCCCTACATTCCGCTGTGCCCGCTGGCGCTGGCGGACGTGCTGAACGCCCCCGTGCCCTTCATCGTGGGCATCCACTCCAGCTACTTCGATCTACACGACCCACCTGCCGACGTCATCTGTGTGGATCTCGACACCAACACGCTGTTCCA GACTGAGGAGAAGAAGCCCCTCTCCCCTCGGACCCTGCCCCGCAGACCCTACAAGGTTCTGCTGGCTACGCTGACACACCTCTACCAGCAGCTGGACCAGA CGTACACTGGCCCCGAGGAAGAGGCGTCCTTGGAGTTCCTGCTGACGGACTACGAGGCCGTGTGCGGCCGCCGGGCCCGGCTGGAGCGCGAAGTCCAGGGGGCCTTTCTCCGCTTCATGGCGTGTCTGCTCAAGGGCTACCGGGACTTCCTGCGCCCCCTCACCCAGGCCCCCTCCGAGGGCGCTCGAGATGTCGACAACCTCTTCTTTTTGCAGG gcttccTCAAGTCCCGGGAGCGCTCCAGCCACAAGCTGTACTGCCAGCTGCTGCGCACGCAGATGTTCTCGCAGTTCATCGAGGAGTGCTCCTTCGGCTCCGCCCGGCACGCCGCCCTGGAGTTCTTTGACTCGTGCGTGGACAAG GTGCACCCGGAGCAGGACAAGCCTGAGCCGACGCCCTTGGTGGAGCTGGAGGAGCTGTCGGGGAGCGAGCTCACCGTCTTTATCACCCCTCCCGAGGAGCCCCCAGCACCAGAGGGCAGTGAATCCGCCCCCCAGTACTG ctaCGACGGCTTCCCAGAGCTACGGGCCGAGCTGTTTGAGTCTCCTCAGGAGCAGCCCGGGGCTCTGCCCGTGCCGGGCCCGACCCGCAGTGCCCCCAACAGCCCTGCCCCCCGCCGCACCAAACAG GAGATGAAGGTGGCCCAGCGGATGGCACAGAAGTCGGCGGCCGTGCCCGAGCTGTGGGCCCGGTGTCTGCTGGGGCACTGCTACGGGCTGTGGTTCCTGTGTCTGCCCGCCTACGTGCGGTCGGCGCCCTCCCGCGTGCAGGCTCTGCACACGGCCTACCACGTGCTGCGCCAGATGGAGAGCCGCAAGGTGGTGCTGCCGGACGAG GTGTGTTACAGGGTGCTGATGCAGCTGTGCTCCCACTACGGGCAGCCCGTGCTGTCGGTGCGAGTCATGCTGGAGATGCGGAGGGCCGGCGTCGTGCCCAACACCATCACCTACGGCTACTACAACAAG GCTGTGCTGGAAAGCAAGTGGCTGTCTGGTACGCCGGGCGGGCGCCTGCGCTGGGCCAAGCTCCGGAACGTTGTCCTGGGGGCCGCTCAGTTCCGCCAGCCCCTgagggagcggcggcggcggcagcagcagcagcaggcggCAGCGCCAGAGGCAGGCGGTGCCCAGACAG AGCCTCGTCTGGAGCGTCACTCCCCTACCCGCCCGCTTCAGCGCCAGACCACTTGGGCTGGTCGAAGCTTTCGGGACCCAGCTTCACCCACAGGGCGCCTGGTGAAAAGCGGCAGCCTGGGCAGTGCCCGCGGGGCCCAGCCCACCGTGGAGGCCGGCGTGGCCCACA TGATCGAGGCCTTGGGAGTCCTGGAGCCCCGGGGGTCCCCTGTGCCCTGGCGAGACGGAAGCCTCTCCGACCTGAGCTTGACCGGGGAGGAGCCGGCGTCTGGGGGCAGCCCGGAGgactcaggctctgccctgagcaccCAGTCCACTGAGGCCCCGGAAGGGCTGAGTGGGCGGACGCCCAAGGCTGGTGGGCGTCAGGACGAGGCCCGCACCCCCAGACGAGGGCTGGGCACCCGCCTGCAACAGCTGCTCACCCCTTCCCGCCGCCCCCCTGCCTCGCGCGGCCCCCCGCCCGAGCTGCCCCCTgacccacctcccccagcccgcCGCAGCCCCATGGACAGCCTCCTGCGCCCCCGCGAGCGCCCTGGATCCACCGCCTCTGAG AGCTCAGCCTCTCTGGGCAGCGAGTGGGACCTCTCCGAGTCTTCTCTCAGTAGCCTGAGCCTTCGCCGGTCCTCAGAGCGCCTCAGTGACACCCCCGGGTCCTCGCAGCCGCCCTCCCTGGAA ATCCTGCTGTCCAGCTGCTCCCTGTGCCGGGCCTGTGACTCGCTGGTGTACGACGAGGAGATCATGGCTGGCTGGGCACCTGATGACTCCAACCTCAACACCGTCTGCCCTTTCTGCGCCTGCCCCTTCGTGCCCCTGCTCAGCGTCCAGACCCTGGATTCCAGACCCAG GGCCCCCAGCCCCAAGCCTGCCCCTGCCAGTGGCAGCAGAGACGCTCCTGTCCCCGGGggcccaggccctgtgctcagtgACCGCAGGCTGTGCCTCGCCCTGGATGAGCCCCAGCTCTGCAATGGGCACACGGGG GGCACCTCCCGGCGGGTggaggctggggcctgggcaTATCTGAGCCCTCTGGTGCTGCGGAAGGAGCTGGAGTCGCTGGTGGAGAACGAGGGCAGTGAGGTGCTGGCATTGCCTGAGCTGCCGGCTGCCCACCCCATCATCTTCTGGAACCTTCTGTGGTATTTCCAGCGGCTGCGGCTGCCCAGTATTCTGCCCTGCCTGGTGCTGGCCTCCTGTGatgggcccccacccccccag GCCCCGTCTCCCTGGCTGACACCCGACCCGGCGTCTGTGCAGGTGCGGCTGCTGTGGGATGtcctgacccctgaccccagTAGCTGCCCACCTCTCTATGTGCTCTGGAGGGTCCACA GCCAGATCCCGCAGCGGGTGGTATGGCCAGGCCCCGTGCCCGCACCCCTTAGCATGGACCTTCTAGAGTCGGTGTTGCGCTATGTTGGCCTCAGCGAAGTACACAAAGCCGTGGGGCTCCTGCTGGAAACTCTGGGGCCGCCTCCCACAGGCCTGCATCTGCAGAG GGGTATCTACCGTGAGATCTTATTCCTGACAATGGCCGCTCTGGGCAAGGACCACATGGACATAG TGACCTTCGACAAGAGGTACAAGTCTGCCTTTAACAAGTTGGCCAGCAGCATGGGCAAGGAGGAGCTGAGGCAGCGGCGGGCACAGATGCCCACTGCGAAGGCCATCGATTGCCGGAAATGTTTCGGAGCACTTCTGGAATGCTAG
- the DENND4B gene encoding DENN domain-containing protein 4B isoform X3, giving the protein MAADAVSEGGAMAEERPPRLVDYFVIAGLSGSGAPIPEEPWVPEPSGPLRPPRPADPITDVAVIARALGEEVPQGYTCIQTSAGGHPLELSAGLLGGTQPVICYRRGRDKPPLVELGVLYEGKERPKPGFQVLDTTPYSHSANLAPPGPGHPRTYLTYRRAAEGAGLHALGITDLCLVLPSKGEGTPHTYCRLPRNLNPGMWGPAVHLCYKVGLAKANTLVYEAELLGRYPEEDNEAFPLPESVPVFCLPMGATVECWPAQTKYPVPVFSTFVLTGAAGDKVYGAALQFYEAFPRARLSERQARALGLLSAVERGRALGGRAVRSRRAIAVLSRWPAFPAFRAFLTFLYRYSVSGPHRLPLEAHISHFIHNVPFPSPQRPRILVQMSPYDNLLLCQPVSSPLPLSGASFLQLLQSLGPELAVTLLLAVLTEHKLLVHSLRPDLLTSVCEALVSMIFPLHWQCPYIPLCPLALADVLNAPVPFIVGIHSSYFDLHDPPADVICVDLDTNTLFQTEEKKPLSPRTLPRRPYKVLLATLTHLYQQLDQTYTGPEEEASLEFLLTDYEAVCGRRARLEREVQGAFLRFMACLLKGYRDFLRPLTQAPSEGARDVDNLFFLQGFLKSRERSSHKLYCQLLRTQMFSQFIEECSFGSARHAALEFFDSCVDKVHPEQDKPEPTPLVELEELSGSELTVFITPPEEPPAPEGSESAPQYCYDGFPELRAELFESPQEQPGALPVPGPTRSAPNSPAPRRTKQEMKVAQRMAQKSAAVPELWARCLLGHCYGLWFLCLPAYVRSAPSRVQALHTAYHVLRQMESRKVVLPDEVCYRVLMQLCSHYGQPVLSVRVMLEMRRAGVVPNTITYGYYNKAVLESKWLSGTPGGRLRWAKLRNVVLGAAQFRQPLRERRRRQQQQQAAAPEAGGAQTEPRLERHSPTRPLQRQTTWAGRSFRDPASPTGRLVKSGSLGSARGAQPTVEAGVAHMIEALGVLEPRGSPVPWRDGSLSDLSLTGEEPASGGSPEDSGSALSTQSTEAPEGLSGRTPKAGGRQDEARTPRRGLGTRLQQLLTPSRRPPASRGPPPELPPDPPPPARRSPMDSLLRPRERPGSTASEILLSSCSLCRACDSLVYDEEIMAGWAPDDSNLNTVCPFCACPFVPLLSVQTLDSRPRAPSPKPAPASGSRDAPVPGGPGPVLSDRRLCLALDEPQLCNGHTGGTSRRVEAGAWAYLSPLVLRKELESLVENEGSEVLALPELPAAHPIIFWNLLWYFQRLRLPSILPCLVLASCDGPPPPQAPSPWLTPDPASVQVRLLWDVLTPDPSSCPPLYVLWRVHSQIPQRVVWPGPVPAPLSMDLLESVLRYVGLSEVHKAVGLLLETLGPPPTGLHLQRGIYREILFLTMAALGKDHMDIVTFDKRYKSAFNKLASSMGKEELRQRRAQMPTAKAIDCRKCFGALLEC; this is encoded by the exons ATGGCGGCAG ATGCAGTGAGTGAGGGGGGGGCCATGGCGGAGGAGCGGCCCCCCCGGCTGGTGGATTACTTCGTGATAGCCGGGCTTTCCGGGAGCGGAGCACCCATCCCCGAGGAGCCGTGGGTTCCCGAGCCCAGCGGGCCCCTGCGCCCTCCGCGGCCGGCTGATCCCATCACGGATGTGGCGGTCATTGCCAGGGCCCTGGGCGAGGAGGTGCCCCAGGGTTACACCTGCATCCAGACCTCTGCTGGGGGCCACCCCTTGGAACTCAgcgctgggctcctgggtggaacTCAGCCCGTCATCTGTTACCGCAGGGGCCGTGACAAGCCCCCTCTGGTGGAGCTGGG ggTGCTGTACGAGGGGAAGGAGCGACCCAAGCCCGGCTTCCAAGTGCTAGACACGACGCCCTACAGCCACTCGGCCAATCTAGCCCCTCCCGGCCCAGGGCACCCCCGCACCTACCTCACTTACCGGCGGGCagcagagggggcagggctgCACGCCCTGGGCATCACTGACCTCTGCCTGGTGCTGCCCAGCAAGGGCGAGGGCACCCCTCACACCTACTGCCGACTGCCCCGCAACCTCAACCCTGGCATG TGGGGTCCAGCGGTGCACCTGTGCTACAAGGTGGGCCTGGCCAAGGCCAACACGCTGGTGTACGAGGCAG AGCTGCTGGGCCGCTACCCGGAGGAGGACAACGAGGCCTTCCCGCTGCCCGAGTCGGTGCCCGTCTTCTGCCTGCCCATGGGGGCCACTGTCGAGTGCTGGCCTGCCCAGACCAAGTACCCCGTGCCCGTCTTTTCCACCTTTGTGCTCACGGGTGCAGCTGGAGACAAG GTGTACGGGGCTGCCCTGCAGTTCTACGAGGCGTTCCCGAGGGCCAGGCTGTCGGAGCGGCAAGCACGGGCCCTGGGCCTCTTGAGTGCGGTGGAGCGTGGCCGGGCGCTGGGGGGCCGGGCCGTGCGCAGCCGCCGCGCCATTGCTGTGCTGTCCCGCTGGCCTGCCTTCCCGGCCTTCCGAGCCTTCCTCACCTTCCTCTACCGCTACTCCGTCTCGGGCCCCCACCGCCTGCCCTTGGAAGC GCACATCTCTCACTTCATTCACAAcgtccccttcccctccccacagaGGCCTCGCATCCTGGTACAG ATGTCTCCCTATGACAACCTGCTTCTCTGCCAGCCTGtgtcctcacccctgcccctcag TGGTGCCAGCTTCTTGCAGCTGCTGCAGAGCCTAGGCCCGGAGCTGGCCGTCACCCTGCTGCTGGCCGTGCTCACGGAGCACAAGCTGCTGGTGCACTCGCTGCGGCCGGACCTGCTCACCAGCGTCTGCGAGGCCCTGGTGTCG ATGATCTTCCCGCTACACTGGCAGTGCCCCTACATTCCGCTGTGCCCGCTGGCGCTGGCGGACGTGCTGAACGCCCCCGTGCCCTTCATCGTGGGCATCCACTCCAGCTACTTCGATCTACACGACCCACCTGCCGACGTCATCTGTGTGGATCTCGACACCAACACGCTGTTCCA GACTGAGGAGAAGAAGCCCCTCTCCCCTCGGACCCTGCCCCGCAGACCCTACAAGGTTCTGCTGGCTACGCTGACACACCTCTACCAGCAGCTGGACCAGA CGTACACTGGCCCCGAGGAAGAGGCGTCCTTGGAGTTCCTGCTGACGGACTACGAGGCCGTGTGCGGCCGCCGGGCCCGGCTGGAGCGCGAAGTCCAGGGGGCCTTTCTCCGCTTCATGGCGTGTCTGCTCAAGGGCTACCGGGACTTCCTGCGCCCCCTCACCCAGGCCCCCTCCGAGGGCGCTCGAGATGTCGACAACCTCTTCTTTTTGCAGG gcttccTCAAGTCCCGGGAGCGCTCCAGCCACAAGCTGTACTGCCAGCTGCTGCGCACGCAGATGTTCTCGCAGTTCATCGAGGAGTGCTCCTTCGGCTCCGCCCGGCACGCCGCCCTGGAGTTCTTTGACTCGTGCGTGGACAAG GTGCACCCGGAGCAGGACAAGCCTGAGCCGACGCCCTTGGTGGAGCTGGAGGAGCTGTCGGGGAGCGAGCTCACCGTCTTTATCACCCCTCCCGAGGAGCCCCCAGCACCAGAGGGCAGTGAATCCGCCCCCCAGTACTG ctaCGACGGCTTCCCAGAGCTACGGGCCGAGCTGTTTGAGTCTCCTCAGGAGCAGCCCGGGGCTCTGCCCGTGCCGGGCCCGACCCGCAGTGCCCCCAACAGCCCTGCCCCCCGCCGCACCAAACAG GAGATGAAGGTGGCCCAGCGGATGGCACAGAAGTCGGCGGCCGTGCCCGAGCTGTGGGCCCGGTGTCTGCTGGGGCACTGCTACGGGCTGTGGTTCCTGTGTCTGCCCGCCTACGTGCGGTCGGCGCCCTCCCGCGTGCAGGCTCTGCACACGGCCTACCACGTGCTGCGCCAGATGGAGAGCCGCAAGGTGGTGCTGCCGGACGAG GTGTGTTACAGGGTGCTGATGCAGCTGTGCTCCCACTACGGGCAGCCCGTGCTGTCGGTGCGAGTCATGCTGGAGATGCGGAGGGCCGGCGTCGTGCCCAACACCATCACCTACGGCTACTACAACAAG GCTGTGCTGGAAAGCAAGTGGCTGTCTGGTACGCCGGGCGGGCGCCTGCGCTGGGCCAAGCTCCGGAACGTTGTCCTGGGGGCCGCTCAGTTCCGCCAGCCCCTgagggagcggcggcggcggcagcagcagcagcaggcggCAGCGCCAGAGGCAGGCGGTGCCCAGACAG AGCCTCGTCTGGAGCGTCACTCCCCTACCCGCCCGCTTCAGCGCCAGACCACTTGGGCTGGTCGAAGCTTTCGGGACCCAGCTTCACCCACAGGGCGCCTGGTGAAAAGCGGCAGCCTGGGCAGTGCCCGCGGGGCCCAGCCCACCGTGGAGGCCGGCGTGGCCCACA TGATCGAGGCCTTGGGAGTCCTGGAGCCCCGGGGGTCCCCTGTGCCCTGGCGAGACGGAAGCCTCTCCGACCTGAGCTTGACCGGGGAGGAGCCGGCGTCTGGGGGCAGCCCGGAGgactcaggctctgccctgagcaccCAGTCCACTGAGGCCCCGGAAGGGCTGAGTGGGCGGACGCCCAAGGCTGGTGGGCGTCAGGACGAGGCCCGCACCCCCAGACGAGGGCTGGGCACCCGCCTGCAACAGCTGCTCACCCCTTCCCGCCGCCCCCCTGCCTCGCGCGGCCCCCCGCCCGAGCTGCCCCCTgacccacctcccccagcccgcCGCAGCCCCATGGACAGCCTCCTGCGCCCCCGCGAGCGCCCTGGATCCACCGCCTCTGAG ATCCTGCTGTCCAGCTGCTCCCTGTGCCGGGCCTGTGACTCGCTGGTGTACGACGAGGAGATCATGGCTGGCTGGGCACCTGATGACTCCAACCTCAACACCGTCTGCCCTTTCTGCGCCTGCCCCTTCGTGCCCCTGCTCAGCGTCCAGACCCTGGATTCCAGACCCAG GGCCCCCAGCCCCAAGCCTGCCCCTGCCAGTGGCAGCAGAGACGCTCCTGTCCCCGGGggcccaggccctgtgctcagtgACCGCAGGCTGTGCCTCGCCCTGGATGAGCCCCAGCTCTGCAATGGGCACACGGGG GGCACCTCCCGGCGGGTggaggctggggcctgggcaTATCTGAGCCCTCTGGTGCTGCGGAAGGAGCTGGAGTCGCTGGTGGAGAACGAGGGCAGTGAGGTGCTGGCATTGCCTGAGCTGCCGGCTGCCCACCCCATCATCTTCTGGAACCTTCTGTGGTATTTCCAGCGGCTGCGGCTGCCCAGTATTCTGCCCTGCCTGGTGCTGGCCTCCTGTGatgggcccccacccccccag GCCCCGTCTCCCTGGCTGACACCCGACCCGGCGTCTGTGCAGGTGCGGCTGCTGTGGGATGtcctgacccctgaccccagTAGCTGCCCACCTCTCTATGTGCTCTGGAGGGTCCACA GCCAGATCCCGCAGCGGGTGGTATGGCCAGGCCCCGTGCCCGCACCCCTTAGCATGGACCTTCTAGAGTCGGTGTTGCGCTATGTTGGCCTCAGCGAAGTACACAAAGCCGTGGGGCTCCTGCTGGAAACTCTGGGGCCGCCTCCCACAGGCCTGCATCTGCAGAG GGGTATCTACCGTGAGATCTTATTCCTGACAATGGCCGCTCTGGGCAAGGACCACATGGACATAG TGACCTTCGACAAGAGGTACAAGTCTGCCTTTAACAAGTTGGCCAGCAGCATGGGCAAGGAGGAGCTGAGGCAGCGGCGGGCACAGATGCCCACTGCGAAGGCCATCGATTGCCGGAAATGTTTCGGAGCACTTCTGGAATGCTAG